A segment of the Elusimicrobiota bacterium genome:
ATTTTATGAAAGTAAACTCTATAAATTATTTATATATATAACTTTATAACGTTTAACTTTATAAAAATACGTGATTACTAATATAAATTCTATAAAAAATAAAGAATATTTAAAATATGATCTGGCACGGAAAAAACCTTATGTCATAAGGCAATAAAGAATCTGGCACGACGATATAACAGATCTGGCACGACGAAAAAGAAGGAATTAACAGACTATAAAGAGAATAACAAAACGTCAAAATAATGAGGGTTTTATGGGTTAGAAAGAGTAATACCGAGCTGGAACTCGGTATCACTGGTCTAACTTATTCATAATGATTTACCTAGATAGACAAATTAAAAAGTCTAATTAATTTTTTCTAGGAAATCATAATAAACCCTTCTAATAAATTAAAAAAATTTATCTTTTGAAGGGAGTTTTTATATATGCAGTTTATAACAAACCTTTATAAATCAATTACTCATGAAAAAATATGGGGCCCTGGAGGAGCAATACCTTTAAAAAATTTTAAACCAAACTCAGGAGGATATACGGCATCATGCCCTAACCCGGCACACCAGGACAAAAAACCAAGCTTCCTCATGAAAGAAGGCATACCTGCAGGTAAATGTCAGTCATGCGGATATTTCCTCACATGGTTTGGTGCCATAGCTCTCTCCCTGGGTTTCAATCACACGGTAAAAGGAAAAGACTTCTGGAAAGTAATACATACACTGGCTAACTTTAACGGAGGTCTTCACATTGATTTCTCTCCGGAAGAAAAAGAACAATATGAGCTCATACATGAAATTCAGGAAATTAAAAACTCTTTATCCTTATACCTCCATAAACAGCTTTTAGAGAATCCATGGTCTGAACAGACAAAAGAATATCTTAAACTAAGAGGAATAACTCAGGAATACATTACACGCTTTCCCATGATAGGCTTCTACCCCCAGACTGAAACAGTGGAACAATACCTTCTTTCAGAAGGCTTCAGCCATGAAGCTATACAGGAAAGCAATGTCCTTCAGAAGTGTTTTCAGAATAACTGCCTTATATTCTCTTACAAAGACGAAACAGGAAATACCCTGGGCTTTAAGGGCAGAAAACCATCTAAAACAAAAGACATTAAATATCAAAAAGGCTTTAAAGGAGAAATAAAAGATAAGTCCATTATGGGTTTTGAAGCATGTAATCTTGTGGTTAAAGACAGCGAACATGTCATATGCCTTGAAGGAGAATTCGACTGGCTCACCGCACAGGTAGCCAGTATTAAGCAACATAACATGACAGGGGAATTTGTCTGTTTCGGAGGTTCAGACATTAAACCTGAAAAACTCCTCTCCCTTAAGAGGGGGGGAGCTAAAGTTTTATACCTCTCATTTGACCCTGATACGGCAGGTAAAAAAGCTACAAAAGAGGCTATTAAATACGCCGAAGAAATAGGATTATGCACCTTTGTTATAGACCTTCCCGGAGCAGATCCCGATGACTTCATAAAAACTCAGGGATTATCACAATATGAAACATTATTTAAAAAAGCTGTTACATCAGGAGAATGGTTAAAAAAAGAGTTTCTATCAAAATACCAGTCATTAAACAAAGAAACTATAGAAAAAGCTAAAATAGATCTCCTGGAAGAAGCTAAAAATCATAAAGGATTGGTACTGGATTCTTTCATAGAACATACTTCAAAAGAGCTTAATATAGACACTAACCACATACGGCAGATGATTGAAAAACGATATCAGGAACTTAATAAAGGGATTGAAACTTTCCCTTTAAAAAACTTCCTTCCGGATGCACCCGGAGCAGAAAACTTCCTCCTCCCTTCCGGATGGATATTAAATAACCAGGGGCTTATAAGAATAACCTGTGCTAAAAATGAAGTTAAGGAAACACCAGTTGCTACAGCACCGTTTTTTGTTTCTTCAAGATCCAGAAACCTTGACTTTATGCAGGAAAAACTGGAATTAACTTACTTAAGAGATAAAAACTGGAAAACACTTTACGAAGAAAGAGCAACCCTTTTAGACCATAGAAAAGTTGTTCAACTGGCAGGTAAAGGATTCCCTGTAAACTCACTTAATTGTAAGGAAATAGTTCACTTT
Coding sequences within it:
- a CDS encoding DUF927 domain-containing protein; this encodes MQFITNLYKSITHEKIWGPGGAIPLKNFKPNSGGYTASCPNPAHQDKKPSFLMKEGIPAGKCQSCGYFLTWFGAIALSLGFNHTVKGKDFWKVIHTLANFNGGLHIDFSPEEKEQYELIHEIQEIKNSLSLYLHKQLLENPWSEQTKEYLKLRGITQEYITRFPMIGFYPQTETVEQYLLSEGFSHEAIQESNVLQKCFQNNCLIFSYKDETGNTLGFKGRKPSKTKDIKYQKGFKGEIKDKSIMGFEACNLVVKDSEHVICLEGEFDWLTAQVASIKQHNMTGEFVCFGGSDIKPEKLLSLKRGGAKVLYLSFDPDTAGKKATKEAIKYAEEIGLCTFVIDLPGADPDDFIKTQGLSQYETLFKKAVTSGEWLKKEFLSKYQSLNKETIEKAKIDLLEEAKNHKGLVLDSFIEHTSKELNIDTNHIRQMIEKRYQELNKGIETFPLKNFLPDAPGAENFLLPSGWILNNQGLIRITCAKNEVKETPVATAPFFVSSRSRNLDFMQEKLELTYLRDKNWKTLYEERATLLDHRKVVQLAGKGFPVNSLNCKEIVHFINDFEAINDEQLPKKTTVSGFGWKKEKGVPFFVLPDKAIGTNTSIVFEPEGLGDERFARALRQEGNIDDWKRGITRCIDYPRVMFQIYASLTPPLLELLDAPNFIIDNWGLTSIGKTTVIEIAASIWGLPIKEQGGLIIAWDATKVSIERLACLFNHLPIFLDDSQTANEKSIANTLYMIANGTGRLRGALKGTQKTSHWRTIAFSTGESQLSGVTEFEGAKARIISFYGSPFESEEQSGLIQKIKSDLHYNYGLAGPAFIQELFNRGYHQSNISLREEYRHATMELAKLGKDNISDRMAQYLAAVQVTGRLAENIFKFGGKVEDIVRNMFNYTCGENKERGDYPQRALEHIVSWIQANQNSFDKSDHLATVEKGEIYGVIREGEYIGIFPHKFKEIIKKSEFDSSSIIKAFKDRKWIHTTKGTHTYPVGFRNKMIRMIKINWNAFKNQWQ